In Pseudothermotoga sp., a genomic segment contains:
- a CDS encoding ATP-binding cassette domain-containing protein — protein MNALKAVNLSLHAGTIHVLLGANGAGKTTLARILCGELRPETGRILLNGKTVNFKKPRDAMHNGIVLVHQDLHLVDDLTIFENIFVGREPSRSIFLSKKKAESMIKKFSEEFALPPLNLRVENLSMSEKQKIEIARALISGARILIFDEPTVYLDEEEQSKLFKIMQTLKRSGCAILLITHDIYQALKIADFLTVLREGEVALSGEVSRFTIQQVLNAMGLSSTKVESKRIPRGGENLLEVLDLSVKVKGKLVLDRFSLSFKEGEIVGLFGLGKDGHFDFLDVIMGLKKPSSGKVIFKGLEITNLSVRERRKLGIAYIPEDRLSEAVNPTASVLENTVVNVYHEKPYSRFGFLNWQSLQRCALSMLQEFGVKFQSLWQPVSTLSGGNLQRLILARELAQKPKLVLACKPTAGLDIQFQSYASEKFREISLNGAVLIATNDIEEVANLCDRVIVFSKGKVKRIVLVSGSFVKQDVFASLVGDKR, from the coding sequence GTGAACGCCTTAAAGGCAGTGAACCTTTCTTTACATGCTGGAACTATCCATGTGTTGCTTGGCGCGAACGGCGCGGGGAAAACGACGCTGGCCAGAATTCTATGTGGTGAATTACGACCCGAAACGGGTCGGATCTTACTGAATGGAAAAACTGTCAATTTCAAAAAACCGAGAGACGCGATGCACAACGGTATAGTTTTAGTTCATCAAGATTTACATTTGGTAGACGATTTGACTATTTTTGAAAATATTTTTGTTGGACGAGAACCAAGTAGATCAATCTTTCTCAGCAAGAAAAAAGCTGAAAGCATGATCAAGAAATTCTCCGAGGAATTTGCGTTGCCCCCTCTCAACCTCAGGGTGGAGAATTTAAGTATGTCTGAGAAGCAGAAGATTGAGATAGCACGTGCCTTAATATCTGGTGCGAGAATTTTGATTTTTGATGAACCGACAGTTTATTTGGACGAGGAAGAACAATCAAAGTTGTTCAAGATTATGCAAACTTTGAAAAGATCAGGTTGTGCCATCTTACTAATAACGCATGATATTTATCAAGCTTTGAAAATAGCTGATTTTTTGACGGTGCTGAGAGAAGGTGAAGTGGCTCTGAGCGGTGAAGTTTCACGTTTTACCATTCAGCAGGTTTTGAACGCAATGGGGCTATCTTCAACGAAAGTGGAATCAAAGCGGATTCCAAGGGGGGGAGAAAATCTTCTAGAAGTTCTCGATCTTTCAGTGAAGGTTAAGGGCAAGCTCGTTCTGGACAGATTTTCTCTCAGTTTCAAAGAGGGAGAAATCGTCGGGCTCTTTGGTCTTGGAAAGGACGGTCATTTTGATTTTTTAGATGTGATCATGGGCTTGAAAAAACCATCTTCTGGAAAGGTGATCTTCAAAGGACTAGAGATAACGAATCTTTCAGTCCGAGAGAGAAGAAAACTTGGTATAGCTTATATACCAGAAGATCGCTTAAGCGAAGCAGTGAACCCAACCGCTTCGGTCTTAGAAAACACTGTGGTGAATGTATATCACGAAAAACCTTATTCTAGATTTGGATTTTTAAACTGGCAATCTCTTCAACGATGTGCACTCTCCATGTTACAAGAATTCGGCGTGAAGTTTCAATCGCTCTGGCAACCTGTGAGTACACTTTCGGGGGGAAATCTACAGAGGTTGATTCTCGCTCGTGAATTAGCTCAAAAACCAAAACTCGTTTTAGCTTGTAAACCTACTGCTGGGCTCGACATACAATTTCAAAGTTATGCATCGGAAAAATTCCGAGAAATCAGCTTGAATGGAGCTGTTTTGATCGCTACGAATGATATCGAAGAAGTTGCGAATCTCTGTGATAGAGTGATCGTGTTTTCTAAGGGAAAGGTTAAAAGGATCGTGCTTGTCAGTGGGAGTTTTGTCAAGCAAGACGTTTTTGCCTCGCTCGTTGGTGATAAAAGATGA
- the lexA gene encoding transcriptional repressor LexA: MRQLTERQKKVLDFIISYVESHGYSPSIRDVAKAFRITPRGAMMHLVALEKKGYISRSKKARSIKLLNMGEAVKLPVVGTIAAGTAIEAIEHAIEMIEVPKQIIKVGFEYYVLKVKGDSMIDEHIIENDYVVMRKQETAENGDIVSVLVDNDQATLKKIYFKSGKVLLKPANASMQTIEVEPSRVKITGKVVGVIRIYE; the protein is encoded by the coding sequence GTGAGACAATTGACTGAAAGGCAAAAGAAGGTTCTGGATTTCATAATTTCTTACGTTGAAAGCCATGGTTACTCACCAAGTATTAGAGACGTAGCTAAAGCTTTTCGCATAACTCCGCGTGGAGCTATGATGCATTTGGTTGCATTGGAAAAGAAAGGTTACATCTCGCGTTCTAAAAAAGCAAGGAGCATAAAACTCCTCAACATGGGGGAAGCTGTCAAATTACCAGTCGTCGGCACCATCGCTGCTGGCACAGCAATTGAAGCGATCGAACACGCTATTGAAATGATCGAGGTTCCAAAACAGATAATCAAGGTTGGTTTTGAGTATTACGTCCTCAAAGTTAAAGGAGACAGCATGATCGATGAACATATCATTGAAAATGATTATGTCGTGATGAGAAAACAGGAAACCGCAGAAAATGGAGATATAGTTTCGGTGCTAGTGGACAATGATCAAGCAACTTTAAAGAAGATATATTTCAAGTCAGGAAAAGTGTTGCTTAAACCAGCGAATGCTTCAATGCAAACAATAGAAGTTGAACCTTCGCGTGTGAAGATCACTGGGAAGGTCGTGGGAGTGATCCGTATATATGAATGA
- the rpiB gene encoding ribose 5-phosphate isomerase B codes for MRIAIGCDHAGFRLKEAVKAYLIDKGIKVIDEGTYSEDAADYPDFAKKVVQDIKENKTDFGILICGTGIGMSIAANRVKGIRAALCLFPEMARLARAHNNANVLVLPGRFLGIELAHWIVDAFLSSNFEGGRHSERIQKIERMMGD; via the coding sequence ATGAGAATCGCTATTGGTTGCGATCATGCAGGTTTTAGATTAAAAGAAGCCGTCAAAGCTTATTTGATTGATAAAGGGATCAAAGTTATCGATGAGGGAACCTATTCGGAAGATGCCGCAGACTATCCAGATTTCGCTAAAAAAGTGGTTCAAGATATAAAGGAGAACAAGACAGATTTTGGTATACTCATCTGCGGTACTGGTATAGGTATGAGCATCGCAGCCAACAGGGTCAAGGGTATAAGAGCTGCTTTGTGTTTGTTTCCCGAGATGGCTAGACTCGCAAGGGCGCACAACAACGCGAACGTACTCGTGCTACCAGGTAGGTTCTTAGGAATTGAACTGGCTCATTGGATTGTAGACGCTTTTCTCTCGTCGAATTTTGAAGGTGGCAGGCACTCTGAGAGGATACAAAAGATTGAAAGGATGATGGGAGACTGA
- a CDS encoding STAS domain-containing protein — MNDRNWTAVELKNVVVIKLHGEMDMSNSPHLKNFVKDTYINVGKSNIIMDLSDVDYIDSSALGALLGLQRAARLNGGSLVLCGLHDNLKRIFKITSLEGVFKIYSSVEEALKFFLEGNG; from the coding sequence ATGAATGACAGAAATTGGACAGCGGTTGAGCTCAAAAACGTTGTTGTCATTAAACTTCATGGGGAGATGGACATGAGTAATTCTCCTCACTTAAAAAATTTCGTTAAGGATACATACATAAATGTTGGAAAGAGCAACATAATCATGGATCTTTCAGACGTAGACTATATAGACAGCTCAGCGCTCGGAGCTCTTTTAGGTTTACAACGCGCCGCAAGGTTGAACGGTGGATCTCTCGTGCTCTGTGGCCTCCACGATAATCTGAAACGAATCTTCAAAATAACATCGCTTGAAGGGGTTTTCAAAATTTATTCGAGCGTTGAGGAAGCTTTGAAATTTTTCTTGGAGGGCAATGGATGA
- a CDS encoding histone deacetylase family protein — MKIVYDPKHVLHRPSKEIDKGRFIENPEKPDRIESIKDALIMNGFDNIHSPNTFPMSYIYLVHEERYVKWLKNKCASLQPNEEYIAELFGYDLCFDTGTPISSTTFESAKRAVDVTLTAATLLTGRTNLVYALVRPPGHHATRSACGGYCYFNNAAVAAVYFLKDGADGIAILDLDFHHGNGTQDIFYSTDRVLYVSIHGDPDIFYPWISGRESETGEGPGEGFNINLPLPAKSDWSKYSEALDQALREVKDYYPDVLIVSLGFDTHKDDPVGGFSLNDDDFARIGKAIGKLKIPTLVVQEGGYNPQANISAAVKFFSAIA, encoded by the coding sequence CTGAAAATCGTTTACGATCCCAAACACGTTTTACATAGACCTTCGAAAGAGATCGACAAGGGCAGGTTCATAGAAAATCCAGAAAAACCTGATCGTATTGAATCAATTAAAGATGCTTTGATCATGAATGGTTTCGACAACATACATTCCCCAAACACTTTTCCTATGAGCTATATCTATCTAGTCCATGAAGAGCGTTACGTGAAATGGTTGAAGAACAAGTGCGCCTCGCTTCAGCCAAACGAAGAATATATAGCAGAGTTGTTTGGATACGATCTTTGCTTCGACACGGGTACACCAATTTCCAGCACTACTTTTGAATCTGCTAAGAGGGCCGTTGATGTAACATTAACGGCAGCGACGTTGCTCACTGGAAGGACAAATTTGGTTTATGCACTCGTACGACCACCTGGGCATCATGCGACGCGCAGCGCTTGTGGTGGATATTGCTATTTCAACAACGCCGCGGTTGCAGCAGTTTATTTTCTGAAGGACGGAGCCGATGGGATAGCGATACTGGATCTGGATTTCCACCACGGAAATGGGACACAAGATATTTTTTATAGTACTGATCGCGTTCTGTACGTATCGATACACGGAGATCCAGATATTTTCTACCCGTGGATCAGCGGCCGAGAAAGCGAGACCGGTGAAGGTCCAGGGGAAGGCTTCAACATCAACTTGCCGCTACCTGCCAAATCCGATTGGTCGAAGTACTCAGAAGCGCTCGACCAAGCGCTCAGAGAGGTAAAAGACTACTACCCAGATGTACTCATAGTGTCTCTCGGTTTTGATACACACAAGGACGATCCGGTCGGAGGATTCTCCCTTAACGACGATGATTTTGCCCGAATAGGAAAAGCGATAGGAAAACTTAAAATACCAACTTTAGTTGTTCAAGAAGGTGGTTACAACCCGCAAGCCAACATATCAGCTGCGGTCAAATTTTTCTCAGCTATCGCTTGA
- a CDS encoding MurR/RpiR family transcriptional regulator has product MKKSVYHRLKDFLPEMKGVYGEIARHIVENPNMVIEMKITDFAKVIRVSPASLVDFCKKLGFSGFKEFRLALAQEISLLESMKPDMERISDVFRNYFDFAVSEVRESLELVNDEAVTKAASVLMNSSIIEIVAYGFDTVAARDLFLKLKQFGFHVNFFENPFLQSISASFLNKESSLVAISSSHSSRDLLDAVNYAKKAGATVIAVAPPSSTVMDLADVSLPVYVKTEVLSEGGFLTRFVQLFIVDLLLLKMIDMNKQRFKDLYAHFEEVLRYKRRGDRGVF; this is encoded by the coding sequence GTGAAAAAAAGCGTTTATCACCGGCTTAAAGATTTCCTACCTGAAATGAAAGGTGTCTACGGAGAAATCGCGCGGCATATTGTGGAGAACCCCAACATGGTAATCGAAATGAAGATAACGGACTTTGCCAAAGTCATTCGTGTGTCTCCAGCTTCGTTGGTAGATTTCTGCAAGAAATTGGGCTTTAGTGGTTTTAAAGAATTTCGTCTAGCTCTCGCACAGGAAATAAGTTTACTTGAATCCATGAAACCTGATATGGAGAGAATATCGGATGTATTTCGTAATTATTTTGATTTCGCTGTGAGTGAAGTTAGAGAATCATTGGAGCTTGTCAATGACGAGGCGGTTACGAAGGCCGCGAGCGTGCTGATGAACAGTTCGATCATCGAAATAGTAGCGTACGGTTTTGATACAGTGGCTGCACGTGATTTATTCCTCAAACTCAAACAGTTCGGATTCCATGTGAATTTCTTTGAGAACCCATTCTTGCAGAGTATATCAGCATCTTTTCTCAACAAAGAGTCTTCTCTTGTGGCTATATCCAGTAGTCATTCCTCACGTGATCTTCTGGATGCAGTCAACTATGCGAAAAAAGCCGGGGCGACTGTGATAGCTGTGGCACCTCCAAGCTCAACTGTGATGGATCTGGCGGACGTGTCATTACCGGTGTATGTAAAAACTGAGGTACTGTCTGAGGGTGGTTTTCTAACCAGATTCGTCCAACTTTTCATTGTAGACTTGTTGCTTTTGAAAATGATCGATATGAACAAGCAAAGGTTTAAAGATTTGTACGCACACTTTGAGGAGGTATTGAGGTACAAGAGGAGGGGAGATCGAGGTGTCTTCTGA
- a CDS encoding ABC transporter permease — protein MLNILLALLVGMVVLLFISKEPIATLKWFFLGPFTNFYFFGNMLAASIPLIFTGLAASVGFHANVFNLGLEGQYYFGAIVGTVIGLNVSKLGLFSIPFIILMSFSIGSLLFLPSVLLRLKFGFSELISSFMIGQIFIYVGDFFLNGPLRDPQAALSATKYLDETARLPKILPPSNLHVGYVIGIGLCFLAHSLYKHAVIGYEFKMVRGNPRFANVSGMNVAKILSIAAIFSGGLAAMGGMIDVLGVHGRVVRGFSHGNGFNGIAVSLLVKNKPLLIVFSALFFAYMESGAEIASMMVQTPPEISKVIQGVVFCLVTAENVLLWRKKYDLDSTA, from the coding sequence ATGTTGAACATCTTGTTGGCCTTGCTTGTAGGTATGGTTGTACTGCTCTTCATTTCGAAGGAACCCATCGCGACTCTTAAATGGTTCTTTCTTGGTCCTTTCACAAATTTCTATTTTTTCGGAAACATGCTTGCCGCATCGATCCCACTCATTTTTACTGGGTTGGCAGCTTCTGTTGGTTTCCACGCAAATGTGTTCAATCTCGGCTTAGAGGGTCAGTACTATTTTGGAGCGATCGTTGGGACAGTCATCGGCTTGAATGTATCAAAACTTGGTTTGTTTTCGATACCATTCATCATCTTGATGTCTTTCTCTATTGGTTCTTTACTGTTTTTACCTTCGGTTTTGTTGAGATTGAAGTTTGGTTTCAGCGAGCTCATAAGTTCATTCATGATAGGACAGATTTTCATTTATGTGGGAGATTTCTTTCTGAATGGTCCTCTCAGAGACCCTCAAGCTGCTTTGTCAGCTACGAAGTACCTCGACGAAACCGCTAGACTCCCGAAGATTTTGCCACCGTCTAATTTGCATGTTGGATATGTAATAGGAATTGGTTTGTGCTTTCTTGCACATTCGTTGTACAAGCATGCTGTGATAGGTTACGAATTCAAAATGGTGAGAGGAAATCCCCGCTTTGCTAACGTATCCGGTATGAATGTGGCAAAGATTTTGTCGATAGCTGCGATATTCAGTGGAGGACTCGCTGCGATGGGAGGAATGATCGATGTGTTGGGCGTACACGGAAGAGTTGTGCGGGGCTTTTCGCACGGTAACGGATTCAATGGGATAGCGGTTTCACTGTTGGTGAAGAACAAACCTTTGTTGATCGTTTTTTCAGCTTTGTTTTTTGCCTACATGGAAAGTGGTGCGGAGATAGCTTCCATGATGGTCCAAACACCACCCGAAATTTCCAAAGTCATTCAAGGGGTTGTTTTTTGCTTGGTTACTGCCGAAAATGTACTGTTGTGGAGGAAAAAGTATGATCTTGATTCAACTGCTTAG
- a CDS encoding archease, which translates to MYRQLNHTADVRYEIVCHSEEQLFKEFINIFKDHYSVQLKEREVVVEYDLPESLEDAVFDIVNDWIYLLESKKLFPEDCYVEDEKLVCKFREFERIDGTELKAVTYHGLSVEKSDKIVLRVVFDT; encoded by the coding sequence GTGTATCGACAGCTGAACCACACAGCTGATGTTCGTTACGAGATAGTGTGCCACAGCGAAGAACAACTTTTCAAGGAATTCATCAACATCTTCAAAGACCACTACTCGGTGCAATTGAAGGAACGTGAAGTCGTTGTTGAGTATGATTTGCCAGAAAGTCTAGAGGATGCTGTGTTTGACATCGTGAATGATTGGATATACCTACTGGAGTCGAAGAAATTGTTCCCGGAGGATTGTTACGTTGAAGATGAGAAACTCGTATGTAAATTCCGAGAATTTGAAAGAATCGATGGCACGGAACTTAAGGCCGTCACGTACCACGGTTTGAGTGTCGAGAAATCCGACAAAATCGTTTTGAGGGTGGTGTTTGATACGTGA
- a CDS encoding ABC transporter permease gives MILIQLLRASISSALPIAIAAVGALYTQLAGKLNIAIEGLMLLSCFVAVYVADRIGLLIAVLSAMLVSCLISVVVWLLHRYLMANIFVVGVGINILTSGFVVLLSSTVLGSKGTVFFENIQKIPIIRAKFFEKNSLLQAVFSGYNVLELFALSLIVVSWLVVRKTPFGLRLRVLGKSETVASHLGLNVNVIRLASFVLCGLFCGLAGAMLSLPLGLFVTGMTNNRGWLALVATVLGGENPSTVFIVSLVLGLTMSLSNRLQIFLRLPAEIVLSLPLILTLCVVLLHNILKTVRRS, from the coding sequence ATGATCTTGATTCAACTGCTTAGAGCATCGATTTCATCTGCTTTGCCTATAGCAATCGCGGCCGTGGGTGCTTTATACACGCAGTTGGCTGGAAAACTGAACATAGCGATAGAGGGTTTGATGCTTCTCTCTTGCTTCGTTGCGGTTTACGTTGCGGATAGAATCGGCCTGCTCATCGCAGTTTTGAGTGCCATGCTCGTCTCCTGTTTGATATCGGTTGTGGTTTGGTTACTTCACAGATATTTGATGGCGAACATCTTCGTCGTGGGTGTTGGTATCAATATCCTAACCTCAGGATTTGTTGTGCTGCTCTCCTCTACAGTACTTGGTTCAAAGGGTACCGTTTTCTTTGAAAACATCCAGAAGATTCCCATTATACGTGCTAAGTTCTTTGAGAAAAATTCGTTGCTTCAGGCTGTGTTTTCTGGTTACAATGTGCTTGAATTATTTGCCTTGAGTTTAATAGTTGTTTCTTGGTTGGTCGTTAGAAAGACGCCTTTCGGATTACGCTTGAGAGTTTTGGGAAAGAGTGAAACAGTAGCGAGCCATCTTGGATTGAACGTCAACGTGATCAGATTGGCAAGCTTTGTTCTTTGCGGTCTTTTTTGCGGATTAGCTGGTGCCATGCTTTCCCTACCTTTGGGTTTGTTTGTGACAGGCATGACCAATAACAGAGGTTGGCTCGCACTGGTTGCAACTGTTCTGGGTGGGGAGAATCCTTCAACGGTGTTCATCGTGTCCCTCGTTCTTGGTTTAACAATGTCACTTTCAAACAGATTGCAAATCTTTTTGAGATTGCCCGCAGAGATTGTTCTATCCCTACCACTCATCCTGACCCTGTGCGTTGTGCTGCTCCACAATATTTTAAAAACTGTCAGAAGGAGTTGA
- a CDS encoding FGGY-family carbohydrate kinase, protein MSSDLIMTVDIGTTNVKIALFDLDGNKTFHFERRCTESTFNGRHEIDPRKWWVAFSIGVNSVEEKMKRHIRAICISSQGPTIVLVDENGRLVHKAVSWLDNRGAERIHWLRTQGLDEQTASTTAKLLELAKIVNGRTYLLQPSDYLILKLTGLFVNATFHQYGYSPWYKEVLEKFELSDTFLIPSLVEPSKAIGRIIKRVAKHFRLPEETIVVAGAPDFAAALIGTGTLRPGIVCDRAGTSEGVTLCSDAKIDVPGLITTPFFMGNFWKISGVLTSSGKAIEWVANSVARFRSIEELSLSSIRRPTGVIFLPHLVGERSPYWNENLRGVLFGLGLEVNAKSLIVSAAEGVAFAVKHIIDEMKKAGAKIVTIRTTGGQASNELWNQIKADVLGMNVEVVQPDAELLGCAILAASYLIEEPFMQIAQRLVKVKKHFIPDEKKNAIYDKLYQIYLELHERNLDLFDKLKLCSSDS, encoded by the coding sequence GTGTCTTCTGACCTTATCATGACAGTAGATATTGGAACGACAAATGTCAAAATTGCGCTATTCGATTTGGATGGGAATAAAACGTTTCATTTTGAAAGGAGGTGCACTGAAAGCACTTTCAATGGAAGGCACGAGATAGATCCCAGGAAGTGGTGGGTGGCTTTTTCAATAGGTGTGAACAGTGTCGAAGAGAAAATGAAAAGGCACATTCGAGCCATATGTATCAGTAGTCAAGGACCAACGATCGTGCTCGTCGACGAGAATGGAAGGCTGGTTCATAAAGCTGTGAGCTGGCTTGATAACAGGGGAGCAGAACGTATTCATTGGCTAAGAACACAAGGCTTAGATGAACAAACAGCCTCAACCACAGCCAAACTGCTCGAGTTAGCGAAGATTGTAAACGGTAGAACCTATCTGCTTCAACCGAGTGATTACCTTATTTTGAAACTGACAGGTTTGTTCGTCAATGCTACCTTTCACCAGTATGGTTATTCTCCTTGGTACAAGGAAGTTCTAGAGAAGTTCGAGCTCAGTGATACTTTCTTGATTCCAAGCCTAGTTGAACCTTCGAAGGCGATCGGAAGAATTATCAAAAGGGTTGCCAAACATTTTCGATTACCTGAGGAAACGATCGTTGTAGCGGGTGCGCCAGATTTTGCAGCAGCCCTTATAGGTACTGGTACACTCAGACCGGGTATCGTATGTGATAGGGCAGGCACCTCAGAGGGAGTAACTCTCTGCAGCGATGCAAAGATAGATGTTCCTGGGTTGATCACAACACCTTTCTTCATGGGCAATTTTTGGAAAATCAGTGGTGTTTTGACTTCTTCTGGGAAAGCTATCGAGTGGGTTGCAAACAGCGTGGCGCGTTTTAGGAGTATCGAAGAACTTTCCTTATCGAGTATCCGAAGACCCACCGGAGTGATTTTTCTACCACATCTCGTTGGAGAAAGGAGCCCATACTGGAACGAAAACCTGAGAGGGGTTCTCTTCGGACTAGGGCTGGAAGTGAACGCGAAAAGCTTGATTGTTTCTGCCGCGGAAGGTGTTGCTTTTGCTGTGAAGCACATCATCGACGAGATGAAAAAAGCTGGGGCAAAAATTGTGACCATTAGAACGACTGGTGGGCAAGCCAGCAATGAACTTTGGAATCAAATAAAGGCTGACGTACTCGGAATGAATGTAGAGGTCGTTCAACCCGATGCCGAATTGCTCGGCTGTGCGATATTGGCTGCATCTTACTTGATTGAGGAACCTTTCATGCAAATAGCACAGAGACTTGTAAAGGTGAAGAAACACTTCATTCCTGACGAAAAGAAGAACGCTATTTATGACAAGCTGTATCAAATTTATCTCGAATTGCACGAGAGAAATCTCGATCTTTTTGACAAGTTGAAACTTTGTTCAAGCGATAGCTGA